The following proteins are encoded in a genomic region of Diadema setosum chromosome 10, eeDiaSeto1, whole genome shotgun sequence:
- the LOC140234408 gene encoding uncharacterized protein yields MRLDPFFDEKEKVYRVGGRIRHAPVSYDIRHPYLLPRESHISLLIFRDGHSLALHGGQLRTAAEVRRRYWVVGDTRLSKRVVKECIVCRRHRGRPVEQKMADLPECRVKPFSPPFQTTLVDYLGPINVKVSRNITTKGYCLVFTCAATRAVHLTCVQDLLTQAFLQALDRFISIRGAPATIISDNGTCFRGAYNTINTLNLRLDQTELREHCSNFKVQWKFGPPGGPHHQGAVERMVQEVKKAMKHLVKADRLPFPEWETVFCQISGLINSRPITAVSSSPLDHPPLDPNHFLIGRGDLPSPDVPFAQYNGDFKKRRELCNAMVDRFWTRWMDCIQKLSPRSKNQRAAENLQAGDVVLVIGEDKRRGTWRMAEIVQTFPGDDELVRVVERRYADKSVAKRPATKLILLMKKPREWTFKV; encoded by the coding sequence ATGCGCCTCGATCCGTTCTTcgacgaaaaagaaaaagtgtatCGCGTTGGAGGTCGCATTCGCCATGCTCCGGTATCATACGACATTCGTCATCCCTATCTCCTCCCAAGGGAAAGCCACATCAGTCTACTGATTTTCAGAGATGGACACTCCCTTGCTCTCCATGGAGGACAACTCAGGACTGCGGCAGAAGTGAGGAGAAGGTATTGGGTTGTCGGTGACACAAGGCTCTCCAAACGCGTGGTGAAGGAATGCATCGTGTGCCGTAGGCATAGAGGAAGACCAGTCGAACAGAAAATGGCGGACCTCCCAGAGTGTCGTGTGAAGCCCTTCTCACCGCCATTTCAGACAACGCTCGTGGATTATCTCGGGCCGATAAACGTGAAGGTCAGTCGCAACATTACTACCAAGGGTTACTGTCTTGTGTTCACATGTGCGGCTACCAGGGCTGTTCATCTCACTTGTGTCCAAGACCTTTTGACACAAGCTTTCCTGCAAGCCCTAGATCGCTTCATCAGCATCAGGGGTGCACCGGCCACCATCATCAGTGATAACGGGACCTGCTTCCGTGGTGCTTACAACACGATCAACACGCTCAATCTACGACTGGACCAGACAGAACTGAGGGAACACTGTAGTAACTTCAAGGTGCAGTGGAAATTTGGGCCTCCTGGTGGACCCCACCATCAGGGCGCTGTCGAACGCATGGTGCAAGAAGTCAAGAAAGCCATGAAGCATCTTGTGAAAGCCGATCGTTTGCCTTTCCCCGAATGGGAAACAGTCTTCTGCCAGATTTCGGGGTTGATCAACAGTCGACCGATTACAGCTGTGTCATCTTCACCACTTGATCATCCCCCTCTTGATCCGAATCATTTCCTCATCGGGAGAGGAGATCTTCCGAGCCCAGATGTTCCCTTTGCGCAGTACAATGGAGACTTCAAGAAGCGGAGAGAGCTGTGCAACGCAATGGTCGACAGGTTCTGGACGCGTTGGATGGACTGCATACAGAAGCTCTCACCGCGCTCGAAAAACCAACGTGCAGCAGAGAACCTACAAGCGGGTGACGTTGTGCTCGTCATCGGAGAAGACAAGAGGCGCGGCACTTGGCGAATGGCTGAAATCGTGCAGACCTTCCCTGGAGACGATGAGCTGGTTCGCGTCGTCGAGCGTCGATACGCAGACAAGTCAGTCGCAAAGAGACCTGCCACCAAACTGATTCTTCTCATGAAGAAACCGAGAGAGTGGACATTTAAAGTGTAA